Proteins encoded by one window of Capra hircus breed San Clemente chromosome 8, ASM170441v1, whole genome shotgun sequence:
- the TOMM5 gene encoding mitochondrial import receptor subunit TOM5 homolog, producing MFRIEGLAPKLDPEEMKRKMREDVISSIRNFLIYVALLRVTPFILKKLDSI from the exons ATGTTCCGGATCGAGGGCCTTGCGCCGAAGCTGGACCCAGAGGAGATGAAACGGAAGATGCGCGAGGATGTGATCTCCTCCATACGGAACTTCCTCATCTATGTGGCCCTGTTGAGAGTCA ctCCTTTTATCTTAAAGAAATTGGACAGCATATGA